In the genome of Mixta calida, the window ACGAAACAGATCAAATGTGGATATAAATATTGAAGATCCTTTTTCTCGACGATCCCTTCTCAGACGCGTGTTTCCGATCGTGTGATGAGTGGTTGTTTTTTCGACAGGGCTGCGGGAAAGTATACTGTAAGAATAAAAAAACGCCGGGACTCCCGGCGTCTTTTTTTAGACCGTTTTTACTTCTTATCGACCAGGAATTTTACCACGTTGGCATATTGCTGAACGAAATTATCCATAGAACTGGTATCAAGTCCGCCGTTATTCACCATGTATTTACCATTGACGAACATCGCCGGCACGCCACGCAGATCAACATCTGCCGCCGCTTTTTGCTGCTGAGCGACCAGCGCTTTGACGGCGAAGCTGTTCCATGCAGCGTCATAATCTTCAGGCTTAATATTGGCCGCTTTGATAAAAGCGTCTTTCAGACTGGCCGGATCGGTGATGGTCTGGGTTTTCTGGATCCCGTCAAAAAGCGGGCCAGTCACCTGATCTTCCACGCCCAGCGCCAGCGCAACCGCCCAGGCATGAGTAACGATCGGGCCAAGTTCGCCGCCAAGGAAATCAACGTGATACTTCGTGACTTTGACGCCTTCCGGGAGCGTTTTCTTTACGGCATCGCCAACATGATAAACGCGCTCAAACTGGTAGCAGTGCGGACAGAAGAAGGAGAAAAACTCCATT includes:
- the dsbA gene encoding thiol:disulfide interchange protein DsbA, producing the protein MKKLWIALVGLVLAFSASAAQFTDGQQYVTLDKPVAGEPQVMEFFSFFCPHCYQFERVYHVGDAVKKTLPEGVKVTKYHVDFLGGELGPIVTHAWAVALALGVEDQVTGPLFDGIQKTQTITDPASLKDAFIKAANIKPEDYDAAWNSFAVKALVAQQQKAAADVDLRGVPAMFVNGKYMVNNGGLDTSSMDNFVQQYANVVKFLVDKK